ataaccttatagctgcagttataatacactgtgtgcgggaagacaggagacctccttacaccataaccttatagctgcagttataatacactgtgtgcggggagacagggggcctccttacaccataaccttatagctgcagttataatacactgtgtgcagggagacaggggacctccttacaccataaccttatagctgcagttataatacactgtgtgcagggagacaggggacctccttactccataaccttatagctgcagttataatacactgtgtgcagggagacaggggacctccttacaccataaccttatagctgcagttataatacactgtgtgcagggagacaggggacctccttacaccataaccttatagctgcagttataatacactgtgtgcggggagacaggggacctccttacaccataaccttatagctgcagttataacacacctGCAGGTAGATAGGGGACTCCTTTACAGTAATTTTGTGAAGGAAATATTTAAAATGGAACAGTCGCTTCTACAAGTTTTGCAACTAGAAGCAGTAATAATTTTGGGTTTTTTTAAGGCGGGGCgaggagttttattttttttttcttatttatcttTACTTAAAAACCAAAGTAGAAATGTTTCTAATTACTAACATTTTGCATTGCAGATACTCCAGATACCATCCTGTTTGCAGTAAATAAGTCTTCTTTTGCCAAAGCTGGATTACCACCCAAGAATATTATGGATAGTTTTGATGCCAGAGCTTCCACTGTAGGGAAGCTGAATAATGTCACTAAGATTGTCTTTAGCCCAGAAGGGGAGCTCTTCGCTGTTTGTGGAGGAGATTTGTACACGGGCTCTATGCCTTCAGAAGAAAATCTGGATTGGTTCTCTAAGGCCAGAAGAGTTGGAAAGTTTGACTGGAATAAATTTAAATTTCTGCTGTTTAATCCTAATGGGCTTCTGTATGCAGTTACCAAGGATGGCGAGCTGTACAAGGGCCCAAAGCCAGACAATGAAAATGTGTCCTGGCTCTATGGCCAAGCCACCAAAATTGGAATCCGTAGCTGGAATAGATTTGATGCCCTCTTCTTTGACCCTAAAGGTATCATGTATGCAGTGACTGATGATGACCGCCTTGTGATGAGAAGCCCCCCAACTGGACCAGATGACAGATGGCTTGACACCAGCACAACCATAGGAAATAAAGGCTGGCGTATCCTCACCCATTTCATGGCTTTCAGCCCGGAGGGAGACCTGTGGTGCGTTGATTCGAACAATGGCAACATCTATAAAGGGAGAGCCCCAACCAAAGATGATACCGCCTATATTGACAAGGCAGAAAAATTAGGCTGGGACTACAATACGTTCCCTTTGCTTTCCTTCACCATTGATAAAACCCTGAAGAGTATCGTGAGCTTTGAATTCCTGCCAGATTCAGGAAAAATTATATCCCAAGGCAATGAGGTTGTGCAATCTCAAATTTATAACAACAAgagcagtgtcccattaaagcATACCTTCTCGTAAGTAActgaaatgaaaaaatgaaaatgttcttGACTATTGTATTCTATATAGATTTGCACTATCTATAAGGTCCATGTGTCACAAAAGAATCCAAATAAGAAATTGTTGCTAATACCAGCAGTATGCTCTGGGCTCCTGATACTCATATTTATTATCAAGCAACAATGGTACTCTGCctatcaaattatttatttttaaaaccctTGCACACAGTTATAAATGGAAACATTGGTCCAAACAAACATTAAGTGGACAATTTACTAGCTGGTGTATGATTTTCATAGCGTAAGAGAATATGTGGCATACGTGGCAAGTTACAGCTGAAAACAGTGACATTTCTTGCTGTGATGACTTTGACGTTGGTTtaatggttgtccttccttgcacaaaTTTTAGTACGAATTAACCACTGCCAATTGGTAACACCGCACATGACTTGCCATTTTGAGGATGCTTTGACCCAGTTGTCGAGCCATCACTTTTGGCCCTtgttaaagtcactcagatcttttctcttGCCCATTTGTCCTGCCTCCTACACATGAAATTGAAAAACGGACTGTTCATAATACAGAGCCATTGTAACGATGTATTCAATGTTATTCATTTTACCTGTCagtggatttaaccccttcaggacggagtcaatagtgcacgttctgatcaaaacaaaacgtaaacaaaaactagaatttgcgctatatgtctgttcacccgtagttcccctctttcaaattatatgcacccacccttattacatatcattttgttcaggagaaacagggctttaatttaccattaactattcatatatggaacataattcatcatgaataaaatgtaaaaaaaatgtgagaagataagattttttttaatatttgtatttccatctgacattttagctgtgaatgtcataatactgttttactgcacaaaaatgcacatatttgtaatcagcaatgtctcacgagtacaacagtaccccccattaacaggttttatgttgttttggaaagttacagggtcaaatatagaacgttcaattttcaaatagaaatttgccaggttaGTAATGTTACccttgagacggtgtggtagcccagcaatgagaattacccccataatggcataccattttaaaaagtagacaaccaaaggtattgaaagtggggtatgtttagtcttttttagtagccaatgagtcacaaacactggccaaagttagcgttcatatttgtttttgtgttaaaaaagcaaaaaatgaatatttggccagtgtttgtgactaagtggctactaagaaagactggacataccccacttgcaataccttgggttgtctacttttgcaaatggtatgccatcatgggggtaattcttattcctgggctaccatacgctctcaaaggcaacataaccaatctggcaaatttcaatgtaaaaaaaatgaaatgcaagccttatatgtgactctctaactttccaaaactccatgaaacctgtacatggggggtactgttattctcaggagacttcactaaacacaaatattagtgttttaaaacagtaaaacatattacaacaataatatagtccataaaagtgctgtttgtttgtaaaaaatgcaaaaaccttcacttttacttaaaatatcatcgttgtaatacaatttaccaatttgaaacactaatatttgagttcagcgaagtctcccgagtaaaacagtaccccccatgtacaggttttatgttgtcttggagagttacagggtcaaatatagtgcttgcgaattaaattctctgcactttctccctgtgttgtcaggcatgtcaatcaaattttaattaatcaaatcacctaattatgttaaaagataacttaaatatgcacgtagaattttaatacatatgcatttataggtatttaaattctacgtgtatactaatgtaatcttttatgtaattatatgtatttatctatatatatatatatatatttgcggttatttgcattttatatatagatagatatatatagaatgtcattctaagtgtattttgttaccaatatatatattaataacaaaatacagttagaatgaaattacatatgtatatataatttatattaaaatttgtttcaatattttatttattaattttattattatatacatatattatatatatataaatacatttgatttattttaaaacatatctaatgaattttttttttacactacctaccagcagggggactgtctgatattttagacagtccccctgctggcagatccacagccagctatagggggccatgtgatcgctctttgagagcgatcacatggcccctgggggcctgatttgccgtgggggggctgcctgggctgtgaggcagtcctcccgaagcggagcgccggtaaggtaagtataccgggcgctccagggctcaaagccgttacagcgtgctatgccgtcacaacgtctttaaagcccacttaaaccgtgacggcatagaacgtcgtaacagcgttaaggggttaatgttgtggctgattagtataAATATCCTGCTTTACATTTTAGATTCTGAAAATAAGTATACAAGTGCAGCTGTTCCAGTAGGAATGTTTAAATAAAAGgaatttaaataaaagaaaaaaaaaattggaaaaacattTAGAGTTTTTTAAAATAGATTTCGacacaataaaattaaaattgaatgACAATTGTTAAGTCCATCTGTTCTAAATAGCAGAACCTTcccattttatttaatgtattcaaTTTCTCTTCCAGGTCTCAGTTCCACTTTAATGGTATTCAATAGTATGTTTCGCTTCATGAAAATGTTTGGGAACAATATGTTCAGTTCTATTATTTAACATGAATTTGAAtgtattctttttcttttattagaTTTTCAAAGACCATTACTGAGACCAGCACCTTCACCCATGAACATGGTTTTTCAATAGACATTGGTGCAGAGATCAGCTTTAAGACTGGAGTTCCATTTATAGCTGAAGGTGGGGTAAAAATCTCTGTTAACATGAGCACCACCCATACCTGGACCTTTACAGAGACCAATACAACACAGGTATTTAGTTATttatagaaaataattaaaagatCACACTAGCGttgtaaattaatacatttagaaTGCCGGAGAGTTGGGTAGTCCCCTAGTCCCGCTTTCCCCCAgcacctgtaaataaagagataACTTGCCTGTAGTCCAATGTAGTCTCTCAGTGCAGCTAAGCTCTACCTGCCGGGGAGATCAACAGTGTTAATGTTCTCCTGGCCAATACGATGATTCTCGTAGCGAAGAATTGAGATGCAGAGCGCATGCGCACAAAGTGCCTGCAATGGTTCTCACATGGAGAAGCATTAGCCTTATTTGTCGATTAATCCTTACTGCATCACAGAACTGTTTTGTGAGATACCAGTGCTTGGCCATTGTTGTCAATAACCCCACTCCAAAGGCACACAATGAAAAGTACAATAGCGGCACAAAAGGTTTATTCATTGCACTCTTCTCCAGTTTGGAAAAATCAGCTGTACCTGTCCAAGGCATTCAGACTGCAAATTCCAAACATGTTTATTGATGTCCATATTTTGCAATAAAGATTCTGAATGAGAGTGATGGGTAAATTAGTACAGGGTAAggctttaaataatataataaaggaGGGGACATGCTATTGTCTCTCTAAACCCATGGGCATTTGTCGGGCAGTATTACTATCCCAATAAATTCACCCCCAAATAATTAATTAATCTTGGTTGGCTAAGGGTCACCaagccatgcacatccctaaataTTGCCATATCTATCACCCATCACGCTAACTATAGTGAGAGGTgccaaataaatctaaaatgtctgtcaaaatacaaacatatacattgcAATCACAGTCttcctttttaatttatttttgtttcgccCCACTCCGTTCAAAAGAAATTGATCAATTTTCTGGTTCACACATAAGGCAATGCACGGCTTTTTATAGAAACTCAGGGGTGGGATGAACATACAGTACCCCAATAAAATGGCCAGTGGGACTATTACGGACAAATGTAAGTAAAGGCagataaacaaaaatgaaaacaaatataaataaaaacaatgagcATTCAGTTGAGTCTAAACACTTTCCAGTTTACTACCACTGAGCCGAAGAGTTAGTTGCTTTAGCATGGGATCGGGCAGCCATCACCCAACTTTAAATACTGGAATCATCGTCTAGAAAAGAGTGATCAGGAGGAGAGATTCCAGTGTCTTGAACATTAAAagttggggttattcactaaaaaacaGATTTTGGCCAAATGGACAAAACGCACTGGAAATGACCAAATTCCAACCACACTGGCAATacttatatttactaaa
Above is a genomic segment from Pelobates fuscus isolate aPelFus1 chromosome 6, aPelFus1.pri, whole genome shotgun sequence containing:
- the LOC134615281 gene encoding tachylectin-2-like: MTSPDTPDTILFAVNKSSFAKAGLPPKNIMDSFDARASTVGKLNNVTKIVFSPEGELFAVCGGDLYTGSMPSEENLDWFSKARRVGKFDWNKFKFLLFNPNGLLYAVTKDGELYKGPKPDNENVSWLYGQATKIGIRSWNRFDALFFDPKGIMYAVTDDDRLVMRSPPTGPDDRWLDTSTTIGNKGWRILTHFMAFSPEGDLWCVDSNNGNIYKGRAPTKDDTAYIDKAEKLGWDYNTFPLLSFTIDKTLKSIVSFEFLPDSGKIISQGNEVVQSQIYNNKSSVPLKHTFSFSKTITETSTFTHEHGFSIDIGAEISFKTGVPFIAEGGVKISVNMSTTHTWTFTETNTTQTSFSSSSDVEVPGGKSIRMVASVTKGQMDVPYRAKIRTMFGYETYIEGIWKGVNHYDLMVTQEEYQP